One genomic segment of Anguilla anguilla isolate fAngAng1 chromosome 2, fAngAng1.pri, whole genome shotgun sequence includes these proteins:
- the fzd2 gene encoding frizzled-2, whose translation MDLLGMRAFLALLLPCCLMLVSAQYQGDNGIAIPDHGFCQPISIPLCTDIAYNQTIMPNLVGHYNQEDAGLEVHQFYPLVKVQCSPDLKFFLCSMYAPVCTVLEKAIPPCRSICERAKQGCEALMNKFGFQWPERLRCENFPVLGDGHICVGQNDSKSLPTVTTPPMHIPAPAGTPGIHIYSTPDRLFRCPSALMVPPYLNYKFLGEPDCAAPCEPTRSGGGHMFFNPKEIKFARIWILIWSSLCCASTLFTVTTYLVDMERFKYPERPIIFMSGCYTMVSIAYIAGFILGDKVVCNESFTPDGYKTVVQGTKKEGCTILFMMLYFFSMASSIWWVILSLTWFLAAGMKWGHEAIESNSQYFHLAAWAVPAVKTISILAMGQIDGDMLSGVCFVGLNSLDPLRGFVLAPLFVYLFIGTSFLLAGFVSLFRIRTIMKHDGTKTEKLERLMVRIGVFSVLYTVPATIVIACFFYEQAFREHWERSWISQNCKGLAFPCPTQYTPRMTPDFTVYMIKYLNTLIVGITSGFWIWSGKTLQSWRKFYTRLTNSKHGETTV comes from the coding sequence ATGGATTTACTTGGGATGCGTGCCTTTCTGGCGCTATTGCTGCCGTGCTGCCTGATGCTGGTGTCGGCGCAGTACCAGGGCGATAATGGAATAGCGATCCCGGACCATGGTTTCTGCCAGCCGATTTCCATTCCGCTTTGCACAGACATTGCTTACAATCAGACTATCATGCCAAATTTGGTAGGGCATTATAATCAAGAGGATGCCGGTTTGGAGGTGCATCAGTTTTATCCATTGGTGAAGGTACAGTGCTCGCCTgatcttaaattttttttgtgttctatgTATGCTCCAGTTTGCACTGTCTTGGAAAAAGCGATTCCCCCGTGTCGTTCTATCTGTGAACGGGCGAAGCAAGGCTGTGAGGCCCTCATGAATAAATTTGGTTTCCAGTGGCCAGAAAGGCTAAGGTGCGAGAACTTCCCCGTACTGGGAGATGGGCATATTTGCGTGGGACAGAATGATTCAAAGAGCTTGCCCACTGTGACCACCCCGCCCATGCATATACCAGCCCCTGCAGGAACGCCTGGGATTCACATATACTCCACGCCAGACAGACTTTTCCGCTGCCCCTCAGCTCTCATGGTGCCCCCCTACTTAAACTATAAGTTTTTGGGAGAGCCGGACTGCGCTGCCCCCTGCGAGCCTACCAGGAGTGGCGGGGGTCACATGTTTTTCAATCCGAAGGAAATAAAGTTTGCACGGATATGGATTCTCATATGGTCTTCCCTATGCTGTGCCTCCACCCTGTTCACCGTAACCACATACCTGGTGGACATGGAGCGCTTCAAGTACCCCGAGAGGCCCATTATCTTCATGTCAGGCTGTTACACCATGGTCTCCATCGCGTACATTGCCGGCTTCATCTTAGGCGACAAGGTTGTCTGCAACGAGAGCTTCACTCCCGACGGATACAAAACGGTTGTGCAGGGCACTAAGAAAGAGGGCTGCACCATTCTGTTTATGATGCTCTATTTCTTCAGCATGGCCAGCTCCATATGGTGGGTCATACTCTCGCTTACTTGGTTCCTGGCTGCGGGCATGAAGTGGGGTCACGAGGCCATCGAATCCAATTCGCAATACTTCCACCTGGCGGCGTGGGCTGTGCCCGCGGTCAAAACCATTAGCATTCTCGCCATGGGCCAGATAGACGGAGACATGCTGAGCGGCGTCTGCTTCGTGGGACTCAACAGCCTGGACCCCTTGCGGGGCTTCGTTCTGGCGCCCCTCTTCGTCTACTTGTTCATCGGCACGTCGTTTCTCCTGGCCGGCTTCGTGTCGCTCTTCCGCATCCGGACCATCATGAAGCACGACGGGACCAAGACGGAGAAGCTGGAGAGGCTGATGGTCCGGATCGGCGTGTTCAGCGTCCTGTACACGGTGCCCGCCACCATCGTCATCGCCTGCTTCTTCTACGAGCAGGCCTTCCGCGAGCACTGGGAGCGGAGCTGGATTAGCCAGAACTGCAAAGGGCTGGCCTTCCCCTGCCCGACGCAGTACACCCCGCGCATGACCCCCGATTTCACCGTTTACATGATCAAATACCTCAACACTCTGATTGTTGGCATCACTTCCGGGTTTTGGATCTGGTCCGGCAAGACCTTGCAGTCGTGGCGCAAGTTCTACACCAGACTCACGAACAGTAAACACGGTGAGACGACGGTGTAG
- the pus3 gene encoding tRNA pseudouridine(38/39) synthase isoform X1, which produces MAEALLEQVKKLEAELVRLKAQLREREGPSAEPDVAERDGQGNDGRQKGKKGGQGRVFDFSVHPRRHVALRLAYLGWGYQGFAVQENTDNTVEARLFEALLKTRLIQDRQSSNYHRCGRTDKGVSAFTQVISIDLRSTQFGGGLGVTLPAQAEGKGKPDVSELPYAKMLNRVLPQDIRVLDWAAVETGFSARFDCQSRTYRYYFPRGDLDVELMGEAAKRYEGTHDFRNICKMDVGNGVLQFQRTILSATIQPAHPHKSNSPDPYDLFVFEIKGLAFLYHQVRCMMAVLLLIGQKLEAPELIDQLLDVQSNPRKPQYSMAVDYPLVLYDCHFEGLLWQSEPEEVRQVLGTLQNHWTQTAVKTQVLHGMIQGLQTSGESCCSLPCWLLEGTRQRNYRPLLDRPRCESLESRIEHFVKRGRLEREEGENGEGPVHRGKRSKHQHGPSNHPSNNSSSSSDPTSQGLDLI; this is translated from the exons aTGGCAGAGGCCTTGCTGGAGCAAGTGAAAAAACTGGAGGCAGAGCTGGTGAGGCTAAAggcacagctgagagagagggaaggaccTTCGGCCGAACCTGATGTTGCGGAGAGGGATGGCCAAGGGAATGATGGGAGgcagaaaggaaagaaaggggGCCAGGGACGGGTCTTTGATTTTTCCGTCCACCCCAGGCGGCATGTGGCCTTGCGGCTGGCATACCTGGGCTGGGGCTACCAGGGCTTTGCTGTTCAGGAGAACACAGACAACACGGTGGAGGCCCGGCTGTTCGAAGCTCTGCTGAAGACCAGGCTCATACAGGACCGGCAGAGCTCCAACTACCACCGCTGCGGCCGCACGGACAAGGGAGTCAGCGCCTTCACCCAG GTGATATCCATCGATTTGCGTTCCACTCAGTTTGGTGGGGGGCTGGGTGTTACCCTACCAGCTCAGGCTGAAGGGAAAGGCAAACCCGATGTATCAGAGCTGCCCTACGCCAAAATGCTGAATCGAGTGCTGCCGCAGGACATAAGGGTTTTAGACTGGGCGGCTGTGGAAACCGGCTTCAGTGCTCGCTTTGACTGCCAGTCCAGGACGTACCGCTACTACTTCCCCCGTGGAGACCTGGACGTGGAGCTGATGGGGGAAGCTGCCAAACG ATATGAAGGCACCCATGACTTCAGGAACATTTGCAAGATGGATGTTGGCAACGGGGTCCTGCAGTTCCAACGGACCATCCTGTCTGCCACCATCCAGCCAGCTCACCCCCACAAGTCAAACTCCCCTGATCCCtatgacctgtttgtgtttgaaataaAGGGTCTGGCTTTTCTGTATCACCAG GTACGCTGCATGATGGCTGTCCTGCTCCTCATTGGACAGAAGCTGGAGGCTCCAGAGTTGATTGATCAGTTATTGGATGTTCAGAGCAATCCCAGGAAACCTCAGTACAG CATGGCAGTGGATTACCCCCTGGTGCTGTATGACTGCCACTTTGAGGGGCTGCTGTGGCAAAGTGAGCCGGAGGAGGTCCGGCAAGTTCTGGGAACACTGCAGAACCACTGGACGCAGACAGCGGTCAAGACCCAGGTCCTCCATGGGATGATCCAAGGCCTGCAAACCTCAG GTGAGTCTTGCTGCTCTCTTCCCTGCTGGCTCCTGGAAGGAACCAGACAGCGTAActaccgccccctgctggatcGGCCTCGCTGCGAGAGCCTGGAGTCCAGAATAGAACACTTTGTGAAGAGAGGCCGACTGGAGCGTGAGGAGGGCGAGAATGGGGAAGGGCCAGTGCACAGGGGCAAGAGGTCAAAACACCAACACGGCCCCTCGAATCATCCCAGCAacaactcctcctcctcctctgacccCACCAGCCAAGGACTTGATTTGATCTGA
- the pus3 gene encoding tRNA pseudouridine(38/39) synthase isoform X2: protein MAEALLEQVKKLEAELVRLKAQLREREGPSAEPDVAERDGQGNDGRQKGKKGGQGRVFDFSVHPRRHVALRLAYLGWGYQGFAVQENTDNTVEARLFEALLKTRLIQDRQSSNYHRCGRTDKGVSAFTQVISIDLRSTQFGGGLGVTLPAQAEGKGKPDVSELPYAKMLNRVLPQDIRVLDWAAVETGFSARFDCQSRTYRYYFPRGDLDVELMGEAAKRYEGTHDFRNICKMDVGNGVLQFQRTILSATIQPAHPHKSNSPDPYDLFVFEIKGLAFLYHQVRCMMAVLLLIGQKLEAPELIDQLLDVQSNPRKPQYSMAVDYPLVLYDCHFEGLLWQSEPEEVRQVLGTLQNHWTQTAVKTQVLHGMIQGLQTSESCCSLPCWLLEGTRQRNYRPLLDRPRCESLESRIEHFVKRGRLEREEGENGEGPVHRGKRSKHQHGPSNHPSNNSSSSSDPTSQGLDLI, encoded by the exons aTGGCAGAGGCCTTGCTGGAGCAAGTGAAAAAACTGGAGGCAGAGCTGGTGAGGCTAAAggcacagctgagagagagggaaggaccTTCGGCCGAACCTGATGTTGCGGAGAGGGATGGCCAAGGGAATGATGGGAGgcagaaaggaaagaaaggggGCCAGGGACGGGTCTTTGATTTTTCCGTCCACCCCAGGCGGCATGTGGCCTTGCGGCTGGCATACCTGGGCTGGGGCTACCAGGGCTTTGCTGTTCAGGAGAACACAGACAACACGGTGGAGGCCCGGCTGTTCGAAGCTCTGCTGAAGACCAGGCTCATACAGGACCGGCAGAGCTCCAACTACCACCGCTGCGGCCGCACGGACAAGGGAGTCAGCGCCTTCACCCAG GTGATATCCATCGATTTGCGTTCCACTCAGTTTGGTGGGGGGCTGGGTGTTACCCTACCAGCTCAGGCTGAAGGGAAAGGCAAACCCGATGTATCAGAGCTGCCCTACGCCAAAATGCTGAATCGAGTGCTGCCGCAGGACATAAGGGTTTTAGACTGGGCGGCTGTGGAAACCGGCTTCAGTGCTCGCTTTGACTGCCAGTCCAGGACGTACCGCTACTACTTCCCCCGTGGAGACCTGGACGTGGAGCTGATGGGGGAAGCTGCCAAACG ATATGAAGGCACCCATGACTTCAGGAACATTTGCAAGATGGATGTTGGCAACGGGGTCCTGCAGTTCCAACGGACCATCCTGTCTGCCACCATCCAGCCAGCTCACCCCCACAAGTCAAACTCCCCTGATCCCtatgacctgtttgtgtttgaaataaAGGGTCTGGCTTTTCTGTATCACCAG GTACGCTGCATGATGGCTGTCCTGCTCCTCATTGGACAGAAGCTGGAGGCTCCAGAGTTGATTGATCAGTTATTGGATGTTCAGAGCAATCCCAGGAAACCTCAGTACAG CATGGCAGTGGATTACCCCCTGGTGCTGTATGACTGCCACTTTGAGGGGCTGCTGTGGCAAAGTGAGCCGGAGGAGGTCCGGCAAGTTCTGGGAACACTGCAGAACCACTGGACGCAGACAGCGGTCAAGACCCAGGTCCTCCATGGGATGATCCAAGGCCTGCAAACCTCAG AGTCTTGCTGCTCTCTTCCCTGCTGGCTCCTGGAAGGAACCAGACAGCGTAActaccgccccctgctggatcGGCCTCGCTGCGAGAGCCTGGAGTCCAGAATAGAACACTTTGTGAAGAGAGGCCGACTGGAGCGTGAGGAGGGCGAGAATGGGGAAGGGCCAGTGCACAGGGGCAAGAGGTCAAAACACCAACACGGCCCCTCGAATCATCCCAGCAacaactcctcctcctcctctgacccCACCAGCCAAGGACTTGATTTGATCTGA